TGGATGTCGCGGTGCTCAGCAATGTGATGCACCAAATCCCGGAAAGCGAACGGGGTTCGGTGGTCGGCGGGTGCTATCGGATGCTGAAACCCGGTGGCCGGTGTGCCCTCAACACCTTGTTCTACGAAGGTGCCGTGCTGCCCGACACCCGCCCCTTCTATGCCCGCTGGCTGCAGGCCACGCGCGCCTGGCTGAAGAGCCGCGGCAGCGATCTGGTCCTCGAGCGCGACAAGCCGGTCGCCATGGAGACACTGACGCCCCAGCAGCACGAGGAACTCTTCGAGCGGGCCGGATTCTCCGCGGTGAAGTCCGAGGAGGAGACGTACGCGTGGACGCTGGAGGACTGGGACGCGCTGTGCGGCTACTCGGTCTTCATCGAAGGCGCCACCGGCCTCACGGACATGGCCCTCGGCTCCGAGGCACTGAAGGCCGCCCTGCGCACGACCTTCCAGGAGCTGGGGCTGACCGAAGTGCCCCGGAGCTGGCTGTTCGTGAGCGGTGTCAAGTAAAACGTGACACGTGAGAGGGGGGAAGGGCCGGTGGGGGACGAAGCCGGGGCGACGGACCACCCGGGAGGGCACCGGCGGGAAGGCCTGCCGCTGTCCTACGCGCAGCAGAGCATGTGGTTCCTGGAAAGGCTCGCGGGTACGACGCTGTACGCCGTCCCGATGACCTTCCGCCTTGCCGGCGAGCTGGACCAGGCGGCCCTGCACCGGAGCATCGAGGAACTCGTCCGCAGGCATGAGGCACTGCGCACCCGGTTCCCCGTGGTGGACGGGCAGCCCGTCCAGCGCGTGGACCGGGACGCCGCCGTACCCCTGCCGCTGACCGACCTGACGGCCCTCGCGCCGAAGGAGCGCGAGGCGGAAGCCGCCCGGTTCCTCGACGCGGACCTCGGGCAGCCCTTCGACCTGGCCCGGGGGCCGGTGATCCGGGCCGCGCTGATCCGGCTCGCCCCGCGCGAGCACATCATCCGCATCACCACCCACCACATGGTGTCGGACGCCTGGTCGTGGTGGTCCGTGCTCTTCCGCGAGCTGGAGCGGCTCTACGCCGCGCACGTCCGCGGCCTGCCCTCACCCCTGCCACCCGTCGCGACCCACTACGCCGACTTCGTGCGATGGCAGCGGGACTGGCTCGAAGGCCCCGTGTACCCCAGGCAACTCGCCTACTGGCGAAAGGCCTTGGCCGGTGTGACCCCGCTTCCCGAACTGTCCC
The window above is part of the Streptomyces syringium genome. Proteins encoded here:
- a CDS encoding class I SAM-dependent methyltransferase, with product MAFIHGYEFDEMSRRGLYGEVTQRLVDICEAAPGSVVVDVGCGSGLATRLLLERFAHVGSIVGVDPSEHELAIARKRLRDPKVRFLTGRAQDVESLVDPVDVAVLSNVMHQIPESERGSVVGGCYRMLKPGGRCALNTLFYEGAVLPDTRPFYARWLQATRAWLKSRGSDLVLERDKPVAMETLTPQQHEELFERAGFSAVKSEEETYAWTLEDWDALCGYSVFIEGATGLTDMALGSEALKAALRTTFQELGLTEVPRSWLFVSGVK